Genomic window (Methyloprofundus sp.):
TGCCACCCGCAATAAAGCAACGCGGATTGGCACTTTGTTTGTTGATGACAAACGCACCTGATGGCGCGTGTACCAATACATGCTGGCCAACGGCTGTTTTTTGCAAGAATTCAGAAAATTTGCCATTAGGTTGCAAGCGTATTAAGAATTCTAAACGGCCTTCCCAGTTAGTGGTATTCGCCAAGGAATAAGCGCGCATTAAATCTAAATCGGGTATTTCCAGTTCTACAAATTGCCCTGGTTCAAACTCAAATCCTAGGCCTAATTCTGGGTCATCTTGTAATTGTAGAACAACTTTTAAGGTACGTTCGGCAATTTTGTCGATACTGATAATTTCCGCATCGCGGGGTTTGATAATGCTGTGTGGGATGCTTTCAGCATCATAGGGTAGGTTAATCTGTAGATCCGTTTTAGGTATCGTGCGGCATAGTAAAATATCACCTTGTGCAGCTGCCTCTGCTGATAAAACATCGGTACTATAACTCTCTAAGTGATAGTCACCTGTTGTACAAGTGCCTAAGCAAGCTCCACAGCCGCCTGATTTGCAACCAAAGGGTGGGTAAAGACTCGCCGCTTCCGCAGCATCTTGAACATTTTGTTGCTCGGTGCAAGAAAATTCAAATTGTTGATTATCGCGTGTGGATAAAGTGATTTTATGGCTCATAAGGTTTTAATTAAAGAGTAAAAGTAGTCATTTTAATTAGCCATGAAAAGGTGGGGGAGATTTACCTTTCACTGTTGCTATGCTTTAAATGTGCGCATAAACTCAATTGTAGGATGGGCAAAGCGATAGCGTGCCCATCAGGCCATACGAGTTCAGATGCTTATGAAAAATAAAGGTGGGCACGAAAAGACCTTTGCCCACCCTACATTTATCGTTTGTTTTATGTGTGTTGCTAAGCTGCTTTTTTCAATGCCATAGCCAAGTCATCAGCCGCGACACCATTTGGTTTAATATCAAACTCTTTAACCAAAATGTCTAAGACAGCAGGTGTTATAAAGGCAGGCAATGTTGGGCCTAAATGGATACCTTTAATACCTAAAGCTAATAAAGATAATAAAACAGCCACTGCTTTTTGTTCAAACCATGAGATCATCATGGAAAGTGGCAAGTCATTGACTTCACAATCAAATGCATCTGCTAAGGCACTGGCAATTTGAATGGCAGAGTAGGCATCATTACATTGACCAATATCCAGTAAACGTGGAATGCCACCAATATCACCAAACTCTTGTTCATGGAAGCGGTATTTACCACAACCTAAGGTCATAACCACGCAATCATCAGGTGTTTGTTCTGCTATTTCAGTATAGTAATTACGCCCTGGTGCGGCACCATCACAACCACCAACCAAGAAGAAATGCTGAATATCTCCAGACTTAACGGCTTCAATCACTTTGTCAGCAACACTCAATACTGCATGACGACCAAAGCCAACCGTGACTGATTTTTCTTCCGCGTCTTCTTTATAGCCAGGCATTGCTTTGGCTACTTGAATGACTGGTGTGAAGTCATGGTCTTCAATATGACGCACTCCAGGCCATCCCACAGGGCCTGCAGTAAAGATGCGACCTTTATAAGCTGGGGTAGGCTCAATCAGACAATTGGATGTCATTAAAATAGGGCCAGGGAATGCTGCAAATTCCGCATGTTGGTTTTGCCATGCACTACCATAGTTACCTGCTAAGTGAGGATAAGCACGTAGTTTTGGATAGGCATGCGCTGGTAACATTTCACCGTGTGTGTAGATATTAATGCCACTGTCTTTGGTTTGTTCCAGTAATTCATGTAAATCTTTTAAATCATGACCACTAACCAGAATAGCTTTACCTTTTACTGGAGTAATACGTGCTTGTGCAGGTTCTTGTGCGCCAAAATTACCTGTATTAGCACCATCAAGCACTTCCATGACTTTTAAGTTAATGGTACCGACTTCTAGGTTACCACTGAGTAATGCCGAAGCATCAGTAGGTTCATCGGCTAAGAAATCTAGTGTTTTTTCAATACCTGCATAAATTTCTTCATCTTCACCACCTAATACATAAGCATGGTAAGCATAAGCAGCAACCCCTTTTAAGCCGTAGAGCATCATCGCTCTTAGGCCAATAATATCTTCGCCGACTGTCTCTAGGTCTTTATCAATGGCTGCTGATTGGGCTTGTATTTGTAAGGCTGCTTGTGTAGTGGCAGGTTTCCAAACAGCTGGGCCTTGTAATATTTCAATGGTTGCACCTTGCGCAAGAGCAGCCTCTTCATAAAGTGTTTTAACACGGTCACGGTGCTCAGCGGCTTGTTGAATTAAATTAACAAACTTAGGTGCCGAGAAATTAACATTGGTTAAGGTGGTAAATAAGCCGTAGAGGATAAATGAATCGGCCGCATTATCAGTTTTGCCTAACTCGCGAGCACGCTTGGCATATTGGGCAATTCCTTTGATGGCATACACTAATAAATCTTGTAAATCAGACGTGACGGCATCTTTACCACAAATACCCATATCAGCTGAGCCACAGCCATCTCCATTTTCAGAACGTGTTGTTTGTTCGCATTGGTAGCAAAACATGAAAATCTCCAAATCAATATGTATAATGAGCGGCCAATATATCAGCGTGCGTTCTTGCTGTCCTTGACTTAAATCAAGCGGTCGAAAAAATGGATATTCTGCGTCAAAATATACTCTTCTCCGGACTGGATGAAGAGCAATTTACTCGAGTTGTGGGTAGCTCGAAAGTAATAAAGCTGAAAGAAGGGGAAATGCTGTTTGAACAGCAACAAGCAGCTGAGTATTTTTATTTTCTAGAAAAAGGTGATATTAAGTTATATCGCTTATCACCTGATGGCGGTGAAAAAGTTATTGAGTTGATTAGAGCAGGGCAAACATTTGCTGAAGCGGTAATGTTTATGCATGGTAATTTTTATCCTGTGAATGCCCAAGCTTTAACGGATAGTCGCTTAATTCGTATTGAAATGGAAACCTTTAGGTGTTTATTGGAAGGTTCCGCTGAAACCAGTCTGAAAATTTTAGGACATATGAGTCGTCGCTTGCATGGCTTGGTACAAGAAATTGAACAATTAACCTTACAAAACGCCAAAATGCGTGTCATTCAGTTTTTATTACGCGAGTTGCCACATGATGCTGTTTCTCCTTGTCAATTACAATGGGATACTCCCAAAACGGTACTCGCCTCAAGGTTATCAGTTCGTCCCGAGACTTTTTCCAGAATTCTAAAACAATTAACACAGGAGCAGTTAATTGTGGTTGATGGTAAAAGTATTGAGATTTTGGATATTGAAGGCTTGCAAGGGTATTGAAAATAGTATTTATTGTTTTTGCAGAGTTTGTACGAAAGCGCTGCTATCTTGGTCAATAAGTTTGCCATCAATAAATAATAAAATTGGCGCTAATTGACCTTCTGGTAGTGCTTTCTGAGCAATTTGGTCCGGACTGATGGTGTAGCGGCCAATAAAATTGTCGGTTGGCCATTCAATATCTGTATAGGCTAGATACACTAATTGTGAGCAAACAATTTTATCGGTTGTTTCGACATCGTAATTAAAATCATATGGCTTACCAACTTGTCTTAACGCTAAGGTAATAATTTTTTTCTTATTTTGCTTGCTGAGGTTTTTTCTCCTTAGGATCACTAAATCATCAATATTCAGGAAATGCGCTAAAGTATTCATTTTTGTACCATCACGCAAGGCTTCAATAAGTAATTGCCCATTACGAAGTTGTGCTTGATATTTGTGGGCTAGTGGCGTATTCCATAGGCCTAAGTCTTTTAATTCTTGCTCATTACCCAGCCAAATTGCGGCATGTCCCCAATATCCTGGGATCATCCGGTCAGTTAATCTGAAAGGAGTTTTTTCTAGTAAAATATCACCAGCTTGTAAGTTACTAAGGATTAGATTTTCTGCAGATTTATCTTGGTACATTCGGCCTTTTCTTTCTTCGATAAGGCCGACTGTATTACCAAACAATTCGCTTATACCATTTACAGCACTTCTATTTAAGGCATTCAAGCTATCTTCAATACTTTGGTGGCGCGCATTGAATCTGCGCGAAATCATGTCATTAACTGGAAGGTTACTAAATATTTCGTAGGAATGACTTGAGTGAATCAGGAGGTCAAGGTAAACAAAATTTTCATCCGTTAAGCTATCGTGTGTTAAGGTTTGTTTGCTTTTTTGATAGTGAGCAATACTGTTGTTAATATTGGCCATACTTGAAATGCTGAGAAAGTCATCAGTCATAGCGGCAAGTTGGTCTTTTTGTATGCCGTAACCAATATCACTTTGGTTGAGAAAGCGGCGCACCTTAGGGTTTTCATTGATAAGTGTAATAACGTTTAGATAAGAATCATAGAGTAGTAGTCTGCCCGATAATGCCAACATAGTCCCTTTTAAACGCAGCTTTGGGTTTAAGGAGAGTAGGGTAGACGCTTGTATGTTGCTGTCATCAGCATTAACTTGCCAGCACTGATTGTTATCAATAACCTTAACAACCTCATCAATTGTCTCGATTGCTGATTTCATATGCATGTTCATGGTATCAAGTGCGGCAGGAGAGATTACCGCATTTTTATCATAGTGTTGCAGTAAGCGTAGTGATTTTTCCCTATTAACCAATAACTTTTCAACTATTTCTTGGTAATAGATAATTTCCTCATCTAAGGCTTGGTTCAAAACAGTCTGATTATTATGTAATAGGTTAATTTTTTCCCAACAAGCATCTAATTTGGCTGTGTTGTTTTGCAGAGATAAGCGACTTTTGGAACAGCCGCTAGTTAACAGTATTGTTATTATTGCTAACAGAGTAATGGTAAGTCGGATATGCATGTGCATTTTTAAGTATTAATGGCTTAGAAAAATTGATTCCAATAAGGGTTGGTCAGAAAGTGGTACTGTGCAAGTTATACACGTTGCTTGTGGATAACTCTGTGTAAAAGCTTGTATTAGCTCCCAGCCTCTTAAATAAATTATACATTATTAAATTCAATATTTATTATAATGAAAAATTAATATCTTTTATTTTCAATTATTTATCTTGTTTTATATGCGGAGGTAGATATTTTAATAAACCGTACCCTGGCTGATTAATACTGATAAAGTATTTGTGTATAAAGGGTAAGGTCAACAATAATTTTTAGCAGCGAATCTGTAAGTGAAATAAGTATTTTATTGTTATACGCCCATAAGAGTATCGAGCACTGACTGAGCCATAGGATAGTTGGTATTATGAATATATTGGGTAAGAATGATCCCTTTTTCCTGTTCAAGGTCTGGAAAACGTGACTGTAGTTGATCTAAAAGTTCGTCACTAATAAAGCTATCATTATGCAGTAGCCAGTTTAATTCAGTGAGGTTATCTCTGATCTGGTTGAAAAAAATAGTACGCTATAATAGTTTAAGGAGACTCAAAAAAGATCAAAAATCTGATTACCTGAACTCGTATAATAAGGTAACTTTTCATTATCCACTGGCGCGTTATTTTTCAGTAACTTACAGAGGTAAAAAGTGTTTGTTTTTATTTTTAAGCCTTTTGAAATTGCAAAATCAATAACTTAAAGTTCAGTTTTTATGACCTATAACAGATTAATTATAAAAGTGCCAGTGGATAATGAGAAGTTACGTAGAATGTGAGTAACCTCTTGATTCTCATAATAAGGACAGTAAATGATAAAAAATCAAGATGATGAAGAGTTACAATTACAAGAAATAGAAAATCGTTTCTTAAGGATTTTAGAATATGATCCAGAAGTTGGAAGAGAAAAGCTTGTTTTGTTTGCAGCTCGGAATGGATTGAGAGAGTTTTTATCATCAATAATTACAATTACAAGCTGGAGTATGAAGCATGCAAAAGACAAAGATAAATCAGAGCTTTTAGCTTTGTCTAAAATTGCCGAATATTATGAAATAATTCTGAAAGGTGCATGGAGTGATAAGGACATCGATAAGTTAACTGGAAATGCTGCCGATGAAAAAGCTCAGGATGACTTGCCATCTTCAGTTGATTATTTAGGGCGTGATCGGTTTGTTAATGCATTAGTACCTTGATTATCGGTAAAAAATGATAACAGTCACTTAACAATAGGGTTGTTTGGTGATTGGGGGATAGGAAAGTTATCTATTATTGAGCAATTGCGTCAAAATTTAAAGGAAGTAGAGCATTGTGATTATGTTGTTGGTGAATTTAA
Coding sequences:
- a CDS encoding CRP/FNR family transcriptional regulator, dissimilatory nitrate respiration regulator, with translation MDILRQNILFSGLDEEQFTRVVGSSKVIKLKEGEMLFEQQQAAEYFYFLEKGDIKLYRLSPDGGEKVIELIRAGQTFAEAVMFMHGNFYPVNAQALTDSRLIRIEMETFRCLLEGSAETSLKILGHMSRRLHGLVQEIEQLTLQNAKMRVIQFLLRELPHDAVSPCQLQWDTPKTVLASRLSVRPETFSRILKQLTQEQLIVVDGKSIEILDIEGLQGY
- a CDS encoding hydroxylamine reductase — translated: MFCYQCEQTTRSENGDGCGSADMGICGKDAVTSDLQDLLVYAIKGIAQYAKRARELGKTDNAADSFILYGLFTTLTNVNFSAPKFVNLIQQAAEHRDRVKTLYEEAALAQGATIEILQGPAVWKPATTQAALQIQAQSAAIDKDLETVGEDIIGLRAMMLYGLKGVAAYAYHAYVLGGEDEEIYAGIEKTLDFLADEPTDASALLSGNLEVGTINLKVMEVLDGANTGNFGAQEPAQARITPVKGKAILVSGHDLKDLHELLEQTKDSGINIYTHGEMLPAHAYPKLRAYPHLAGNYGSAWQNQHAEFAAFPGPILMTSNCLIEPTPAYKGRIFTAGPVGWPGVRHIEDHDFTPVIQVAKAMPGYKEDAEEKSVTVGFGRHAVLSVADKVIEAVKSGDIQHFFLVGGCDGAAPGRNYYTEIAEQTPDDCVVMTLGCGKYRFHEQEFGDIGGIPRLLDIGQCNDAYSAIQIASALADAFDCEVNDLPLSMMISWFEQKAVAVLLSLLALGIKGIHLGPTLPAFITPAVLDILVKEFDIKPNGVAADDLAMALKKAA